In Candidatus Cloacimonadota bacterium, the following proteins share a genomic window:
- a CDS encoding HNH endonuclease — protein MAHFRSFNGYRQFNSGSGWQFTHRAAAANKMGGAIKPGYHVHHINGVKTDNRYSNLTVIPASTHAKIHNK, from the coding sequence ATGGCACACTTCCGCTCTTTCAACGGCTATCGCCAATTCAACTCTGGGTCTGGCTGGCAATTCACCCATCGTGCTGCCGCCGCAAACAAAATGGGCGGGGCAATCAAACCCGGCTATCATGTCCACCACATCAACGGTGTCAAAACCGACAACCGTTACTCCAACCTCACGGTCATTCCGGCATCTACCCATGCCAAAATCCACAACAAATAA